In the Deferribacterota bacterium genome, one interval contains:
- a CDS encoding RnfABCDGE type electron transport complex subunit B produces the protein MLGAIVALSSCGFLGALLLYISSKKFYVETSPLIESVENLLPGLNCGGCGYPGCRQLAEAIVKGDEPPSACPVGGNELAKEISKLLGVEFVSESPKVARVKCGGDYDKCKSKYDYIGPESCKTQDLLAKGDKMCSYGCLGRGDCVRACTFDAIHIGLSGLPIVDEKKCTACGLCVKACPRNLIELVGIDKKYFIACNSNDKGAFVRKVCSVGCIGCGRCVKECPEKAIILENNLATILQEKCNNCGKCYEVCPTKSVVTYDKVLS, from the coding sequence ATGTTAGGAGCTATTGTTGCCTTATCATCTTGTGGTTTTTTAGGGGCTTTATTATTATATATATCATCAAAGAAGTTCTATGTTGAAACATCTCCCCTTATTGAGAGCGTAGAAAACTTACTGCCAGGGTTAAATTGTGGTGGTTGCGGTTATCCTGGTTGTAGACAGCTAGCTGAGGCTATAGTAAAAGGTGATGAACCACCAAGTGCATGTCCTGTGGGTGGCAATGAGCTTGCAAAAGAGATATCTAAATTATTAGGCGTTGAGTTTGTAAGTGAATCACCTAAGGTTGCTAGGGTAAAGTGTGGAGGTGATTATGATAAATGTAAAAGTAAGTATGATTATATAGGTCCAGAAAGCTGCAAAACCCAGGATTTATTGGCTAAAGGGGACAAGATGTGTTCCTATGGTTGTTTAGGTAGAGGGGACTGCGTTAGAGCGTGCACATTTGATGCTATTCATATAGGTTTATCAGGGCTACCAATAGTTGATGAGAAAAAATGTACTGCTTGTGGTTTATGTGTGAAGGCCTGCCCAAGAAATTTAATTGAGTTAGTTGGAATTGATAAAAAATATTTTATAGCTTGCAATTCTAATGATAAAGGGGCCTTTGTTAGAAAGGTTTGTTCCGTTGGTTGCATTGGCTGCGGTCGCTGTGTTAAAGAATGCCCTGAAAAAGCCATTATTTTAGAAAATAACCTGGCAACTATTTTACAAGAAAAATGCAATAATTGCGGCAAGTGTTATGAAGTATGCCCAACTAAGTCTGTGGTGACATATGATAAAGTTCTCAGCTGA